CGTCCGCCCGTCCTTCCTTGCGCCGTTCGACGCGCCGCCTGCCCTGGCGATCCAGCAGCAGGAACAGCGCGACCGGGAACACGGCCGCGGCGCGGGTGGCGTGGCCTGAGAAGCCCGTAAAGCCCAGCGAGCGCACGCCGATGCCCCAGCCGAGGAAGGCCACCTGGCTGGCCGCCGCAATGAGGATCGCCGCGCCGAACAGCAGGCACCAGGCCAGCGCCAGCCGCCAGCAGCGCGCGCCGACCAGCCAGGCGGCGATGGCGAGGGCGAGCAATGCGGTGACGTTCAGGCCGCCCAGGGCGGAGAGATGGGACCACCAGATCATGATTGGAAATCGTCGAGAATGCGTGCGGCTCGACTATAGCGCACTTCAGGCGGCCGCCTGCATTGCCTCCGACAGCACCTGCCCCACCACGCCATCGATGGCCAGCACGCGTGCGGCGCCGGCGTGCAGCAGCCCGGCGAATTTTTCGGCGGACAGCGAGAAGGCTTCGCGCCGTCCCGCCCCCGAGAAGATGAACAGGGTGCGCAGCGGGCTCACCCAGGCCAGCTTGACCTTGCGCGCCCCCTCGGCGCCGCGGAACTCGAACCACATGCCGCGCTCCAGGCCGTCCACCGGCGAAATCATCTGCTGGCGCGCCGCTTCCTGCTCGGCCGCAGCCTGTTCCAGTTCGACCCGGCGCAGCGCATCCTGCTGGGCCGCCTCGACCGCCAGTTCCAGCTGGCGCTCCGGCGACAGTTCGATCGGCGCCCGCACGATCGAGGCGTGGCACTCGGCCAGGCGGGCGAAGAATTGCAGGCGCTCGGCGTCCTGCCACTTGATCGCATCGAGCCATTTGTTCAGCGTGGTCAGCAGCTTCGGCAGCTTGGCGATCAGGGACTTGCGCTGTTCCTGGGTCGGCTTCGGCTTGACACTCCAGATCAGCTCATCCATCGCGCGGGTGGCATTGCCGACCGCGCCCGGCTTGTCCGCTTCGATGCTGTAGGCGAAGGTCATCACCGTGGTCCAGCGCTGCTCGAGGAAACCGCTGACCACCTGCTCGACCTCGCCGGCCTCGACCCGCAGGGCGACCGCGTCGCGCGCGGCGCGGGTCGCGACCTGCAGCTTTTCCTGTCTCAGGGCGATGGCGACCGGGCCCGCCATCGCCTGTTCCTGGGCGCTTTCCTCGGCGGCGATGCCGGCCTCGAGCTCGGCCACCGCTTCGGCGAAGGCTTCGGGATGCGCTTCGCCGCCCGCGCCGACCCGTTCGACGCTGCGCTGCATCACCTGGAACAGCGGATCGTCCCGGTCCTTGCGCTGCTCCCAGCCCATGCGCGACAGCAGGTCGACAAGGCGCCGCGCCGGGTGCGCTTCCTCGTAGAAGAAACTCTTGTCGAGCAGCGCCGCCTTCAGCACCGGCACCTGCAGCACATGCAGCAGTTCGCGCGTCTGCGGCGGGATGCTGTCGTCCAGCAGGACCGTCTCGAACACGCGCGACAACAGGCCCAGCGTGCTTTCATCGCCGCGCGACAGGCTGCCCTTCGGCAGACTCTGGGCGAAGCGCGGCAAATAGAAGACGTTATGCGGCAGCGCGCCGCCTGCCGCGGGGAAGGCGCCGACCGGCTGGGCCTGGCCCTCCCCTTGCCCCCGGGCCTGAGCCTGGGCTTGGGCCTGCAGCGCCGGCTCGATGCGCGCCAGGAAGTCGAGCAGCGGCGCGGCCTGGCCCGGGCTCAGCAGCGCGGCATCGTGCGGCAGGCCGGGGATGGGAGGCAGGCCGGCGGCGGCCAGGCTGCCGGACGGAGCGGCGCCGGCGACGCTGCCGGCCGGCGCCACGCCGGATGCGGCCGCAGCGAAGAAGCCCGCGGCGCCGGCGCCCGGATAGTGGAAGCCGGGCGCCGCAACGCCGCTTGCCGGCGCGCCCGGCACCGGCACAGACACGCCGGCGCCGGCCGCTGCAAGGAATCCGCCCGCCGGCCGGGCCGTGCCCGGCGGCGCATCCAACGCGCCGGCGGCCTCCTGCGGCTCGCCCTGCTCCGCCG
This window of the Massilia sp. WG5 genome carries:
- a CDS encoding DUF1631 family protein; translated protein: MSSSRIQRPAARQAALQQQATLDALVGIAAARFKEQLTSMAGRFGAALADVGQPGMDTREVYRRVRSGKLLKDNGYAYFHLAATGLERALRQELERLLPGDAARDVPATLSLVPLEVMDSKVAFGAITRPFDIQHSEQLAALSVRLGLFLGKGVLRADANPFRPEVFLKALEEAWREFEPEEESHDLILELLRPALVFDFAPLYEALVEALVRKDGQAGAVEACRIQKTDDAAAARAARASGKAALAEQLRKLFGDDAPLIPELPEMPAGTGGWRPSAAAGFASAAAEQGEPQEAAGALDAPPGTARPAGGFLAAAGAGVSVPVPGAPASGVAAPGFHYPGAGAAGFFAAAASGVAPAGSVAGAAPSGSLAAAGLPPIPGLPHDAALLSPGQAAPLLDFLARIEPALQAQAQAQARGQGEGQAQPVGAFPAAGGALPHNVFYLPRFAQSLPKGSLSRGDESTLGLLSRVFETVLLDDSIPPQTRELLHVLQVPVLKAALLDKSFFYEEAHPARRLVDLLSRMGWEQRKDRDDPLFQVMQRSVERVGAGGEAHPEAFAEAVAELEAGIAAEESAQEQAMAGPVAIALRQEKLQVATRAARDAVALRVEAGEVEQVVSGFLEQRWTTVMTFAYSIEADKPGAVGNATRAMDELIWSVKPKPTQEQRKSLIAKLPKLLTTLNKWLDAIKWQDAERLQFFARLAECHASIVRAPIELSPERQLELAVEAAQQDALRRVELEQAAAEQEAARQQMISPVDGLERGMWFEFRGAEGARKVKLAWVSPLRTLFIFSGAGRREAFSLSAEKFAGLLHAGAARVLAIDGVVGQVLSEAMQAAA